One genomic window of Actinoalloteichus hoggarensis includes the following:
- a CDS encoding lytic transglycosylase domain-containing protein, with protein sequence MVAGVGLAVIAVVVNMMSAPDRAEGDRLQAMALEMPRTAPPDRGAEVPEVIPVDHLRPMLLDERPQEQLADWADSLADPLNIPRAALEAYGYAAQVVRLENPGCGVTWTVLAGIGLSESNHGRFGGATLDDTGRPSTPIIGLPLDGGPGVKEIRDTDGGELDGDTVYDRAVGPMQFIPTTWKRWGADADGDGVADPQDLDDAALTAARYLCHAGGDLTDSTGWWRAVLTYNESRSYAEAVLAQGEEYGRMSRAVLAND encoded by the coding sequence GTGGTCGCAGGCGTCGGTCTGGCGGTCATCGCCGTCGTGGTCAACATGATGAGCGCTCCCGACCGGGCCGAAGGCGATCGCCTCCAGGCCATGGCGCTGGAGATGCCTCGGACCGCGCCGCCGGACCGGGGAGCCGAGGTGCCGGAGGTGATCCCGGTCGACCACCTGCGACCCATGCTGCTCGACGAGCGGCCGCAGGAGCAGCTCGCCGACTGGGCGGACAGCCTGGCGGATCCGCTCAACATCCCGAGGGCGGCCCTGGAGGCCTACGGGTACGCGGCCCAGGTCGTCCGGCTGGAGAACCCCGGCTGCGGCGTCACCTGGACCGTGTTGGCCGGGATCGGCCTGTCGGAGTCCAATCACGGCCGCTTCGGCGGGGCCACCCTCGACGACACCGGTCGTCCGTCGACGCCGATCATCGGTCTTCCGCTCGACGGGGGCCCCGGAGTCAAGGAGATCCGGGACACCGACGGCGGCGAGCTGGACGGCGACACCGTCTACGACCGGGCCGTCGGACCGATGCAGTTCATTCCGACGACCTGGAAGCGCTGGGGCGCCGACGCCGACGGCGACGGCGTGGCCGATCCGCAGGACCTCGACGACGCCGCGCTGACCGCCGCGCGATACCTGTGCCACGCGGGCGGCGACCTCACGGACTCGACCGGCTGGTGGCGGGCGGTGCTGACCTATAACGAAAGCCGCAGCTACG
- a CDS encoding S41 family peptidase — MNAGYLRTPHLHGDLIAFVAEDDVWLAPVDGGRAWRVSADRVPAASPRFSPDGSLLAWTSRLDGGEPEIQVAPTAGGAARRLTYWGGAKTAVRGWLPSEEPLVLATTEAGEPSMRQTWLHAVPLDGGPATRLPYGPIGGVAFAPGTRFEAAARSAPVLPEAGALEPIAGATGESIMGAASLTVATGGGVLLSSVLSSEPARWKRYRGGAAGRLWIDRTGDGEFARLLPEVTASLVCPLWIGDRVAFLSDHEGVANLYSCLPDGTELRRHTDHAEFYARNATTDGTRVVYQHAGELWLLDSLEDTPRRLEVRTGGPAAPLRPHPIDPARDLGGLAVDRTGRSSVVEVRGTVHRLTHLDGPATVLAAEPGTRARIPAVPAAATESVGAVWVTDAGGEDALEVVPASPDAPGGPVRRLAHGALGRVLELAVTPDGSTAAVAAHDGRLLLVDLADGTVRTVTTSREGDVSGLAFSPDSDWLAWSEPGPYPLRRIRLYRRSDNESATIVDVTDLRFVDLEPVFTLDGRHLAFLSLRTFDPFYDEHDFDLAFIAACRPYLVPLSAHTPSPFGPSLHGRAAGPGTEDGAEPTEAAEVPRTEVDVAGLAQRVVPFPVRAGQYHSLAAAKGGLLWISEPLTGTLGDAQSPADTAPSRSELVRFDLGRNKAEVLVDGLDDFRVSGDGTRLIFTDGSTSRVVSAERKAGGEGTGPDESLALDLNRLRVEVTPTVEWRQAYDEAARLMRDHFWRRDMGGVDWAAVTARYRPLVDRLGSADDFVDLLWEVQGELNTSHAYVLPKDTGGDPKTRQGLLGADLRRTADGHWRIERILPGEISDTKARSPLAAPGVAARPGEVLLAVDGRPVDPTTGPAPLLVGTADQPVELLLGPAQDGPTVAAGSDRPADQSDPRPEPRRVVVVPVGDEEPLRYQDWVLRRRAHVRALSGGRVGYLHVPDMQALGWAQLFRDLRVETQREALIVDLRENRGGHTSQLVVEKLAGKVIGWQVADDGAYGWTYPQHAPRGPLVAVADEFSGSDGDIATGAIKALGLGPVVGVRTWGGTVGIDMRYHLVDGTVVTQPRYATWIEGQGWEMENRGVEPDIEVVRAPQHWARGEDPQLDTAVRLAVESLAGRPAAVRPTLPPI; from the coding sequence ATGAACGCCGGATATCTTCGAACGCCCCACCTGCACGGCGACCTGATCGCCTTCGTCGCCGAGGACGACGTCTGGCTGGCACCGGTCGACGGCGGACGGGCCTGGCGGGTGTCGGCCGATCGCGTCCCCGCCGCGAGCCCCCGCTTCTCGCCGGACGGCTCCCTGCTGGCCTGGACGAGCAGGCTCGACGGCGGAGAGCCGGAGATCCAGGTCGCGCCGACCGCCGGTGGCGCCGCCCGCAGGCTCACCTACTGGGGTGGCGCGAAGACGGCGGTACGCGGCTGGCTCCCGAGCGAGGAGCCGCTGGTCCTCGCGACGACCGAGGCGGGCGAGCCGTCCATGCGGCAGACCTGGCTGCATGCCGTGCCGTTGGACGGCGGGCCTGCGACGCGTCTGCCGTACGGCCCGATCGGCGGGGTCGCCTTCGCCCCCGGAACCCGATTCGAGGCCGCTGCCCGTAGTGCACCCGTGCTGCCGGAAGCCGGGGCGCTGGAGCCGATCGCGGGCGCGACCGGCGAGTCGATCATGGGCGCCGCGAGTCTCACGGTGGCGACGGGCGGCGGCGTGCTGCTCTCCTCCGTGCTCTCCAGCGAACCGGCGCGCTGGAAGCGGTATCGCGGCGGCGCCGCGGGCAGACTGTGGATCGACCGCACCGGAGACGGCGAGTTCGCTCGGCTGCTTCCCGAGGTCACGGCCAGTCTCGTCTGTCCGCTGTGGATCGGGGATCGCGTCGCCTTCCTGTCCGACCACGAGGGCGTCGCCAACCTCTACTCGTGCCTGCCGGACGGCACCGAGCTGCGCAGGCACACCGACCACGCCGAGTTCTACGCGCGCAACGCCACCACCGACGGGACCAGGGTCGTCTATCAGCACGCGGGCGAGCTGTGGCTGCTCGACTCGCTGGAGGACACGCCTCGTCGGCTGGAGGTCCGTACCGGCGGCCCGGCCGCCCCGCTCCGGCCTCATCCGATCGACCCGGCTCGCGACCTCGGCGGACTCGCCGTCGACCGCACCGGCCGATCCAGCGTCGTCGAGGTCCGCGGCACCGTGCACCGGCTGACCCATCTCGACGGCCCCGCGACGGTGCTGGCCGCCGAGCCGGGCACGCGCGCACGGATCCCCGCCGTGCCGGCCGCCGCGACCGAGAGCGTCGGCGCGGTCTGGGTCACCGACGCGGGCGGTGAGGACGCCTTGGAGGTGGTGCCCGCCTCCCCGGACGCGCCCGGCGGTCCGGTACGGCGGCTCGCGCACGGCGCGCTGGGCCGAGTGCTGGAACTCGCCGTCACGCCCGACGGCAGCACCGCGGCCGTCGCCGCCCACGACGGTCGACTCCTGCTGGTCGACCTCGCCGACGGCACCGTCCGCACCGTCACCACCAGTCGTGAGGGCGACGTCTCCGGCCTGGCCTTCTCCCCGGACTCGGACTGGCTCGCCTGGTCGGAGCCCGGGCCTTATCCGCTGCGTCGCATCCGCCTGTACCGGCGGTCCGACAACGAGTCCGCCACGATCGTCGACGTCACCGATCTCCGCTTCGTCGACCTCGAACCGGTGTTCACCCTCGACGGAAGGCACCTGGCCTTCCTCTCCCTGCGCACCTTCGACCCCTTCTACGACGAGCACGACTTCGACCTGGCGTTCATCGCCGCGTGCAGGCCCTACCTCGTCCCCCTGTCCGCCCACACCCCGTCGCCGTTCGGGCCCAGCCTGCACGGTCGCGCCGCGGGCCCCGGCACCGAGGACGGCGCCGAGCCGACCGAGGCCGCCGAGGTGCCCCGGACCGAGGTCGACGTGGCGGGACTGGCACAGCGCGTCGTGCCCTTCCCGGTCCGCGCGGGCCAGTACCACTCGCTGGCCGCCGCCAAGGGCGGACTGCTGTGGATCTCGGAGCCGCTCACCGGGACGCTGGGCGACGCGCAGTCGCCGGCCGACACCGCACCCTCCCGATCGGAACTCGTCCGCTTCGACCTCGGCCGGAACAAGGCCGAGGTCCTCGTCGACGGACTGGACGACTTCCGCGTCAGCGGCGACGGCACCCGGCTAATCTTCACCGACGGCTCCACCAGCAGGGTCGTCTCCGCCGAGCGCAAGGCCGGCGGAGAGGGCACCGGGCCGGACGAATCGCTCGCGCTGGACCTGAACCGGCTCCGCGTGGAGGTGACGCCGACCGTCGAATGGCGGCAGGCCTACGACGAGGCAGCCCGACTGATGCGGGATCACTTCTGGCGTCGCGACATGGGCGGCGTCGACTGGGCCGCGGTCACCGCCCGGTACCGCCCCCTGGTGGACCGGCTCGGCAGCGCGGACGACTTCGTCGACCTGCTCTGGGAGGTCCAGGGCGAGTTGAACACCTCGCATGCCTACGTGCTGCCCAAGGACACGGGCGGCGACCCGAAGACCCGGCAGGGCCTGCTCGGCGCCGACCTGCGACGCACGGCCGACGGACACTGGCGGATCGAGCGCATCCTGCCTGGCGAGATCTCCGACACCAAGGCCAGGTCGCCGTTGGCCGCCCCCGGTGTCGCGGCCCGACCCGGCGAGGTGCTGCTGGCCGTCGACGGCAGGCCGGTCGACCCGACGACCGGGCCTGCCCCGCTGCTGGTCGGCACCGCCGATCAACCCGTGGAGCTGCTTCTCGGCCCCGCCCAGGACGGCCCCACGGTGGCGGCGGGCAGCGACCGTCCCGCCGACCAGAGCGACCCCCGGCCCGAACCCCGTCGGGTCGTGGTGGTTCCGGTGGGCGACGAGGAGCCGCTGCGGTATCAGGACTGGGTCCTCCGGCGGCGGGCCCACGTCCGCGCGCTCTCCGGCGGCCGCGTCGGCTATCTGCACGTCCCCGACATGCAGGCCCTCGGGTGGGCACAGCTCTTCCGTGATCTGCGGGTGGAGACGCAGCGCGAGGCGTTGATCGTCGACCTTCGGGAGAACCGGGGCGGCCACACCTCGCAGCTCGTGGTGGAGAAGCTGGCAGGCAAGGTCATCGGCTGGCAGGTCGCCGACGACGGGGCCTACGGCTGGACCTATCCGCAGCACGCGCCGCGCGGGCCGCTGGTCGCCGTCGCCGACGAGTTCTCCGGGTCCGACGGCGACATCGCCACCGGCGCGATCAAGGCGCTGGGACTCGGCCCGGTGGTCGGGGTTCGCACCTGGGGTGGCACGGTGGGGATCGACATGCGTTACCACCTCGTCGACGGGACCGTCGTCACCCAGCCCCGATACGCGACCTGGATCGAAGGGCAGGGGTGGGAGATGGAGAACCGCGGCGTCGAGCCGGACATCGAGGTCGTCCGGGCCCCGCAGCACTGGGCTCGGGGCGAGGACCCGCAGCTCGACACGGCCGTCCGACTCGCCGTGGAGAGCCTCGCCGGGCGGCCCGCGGCGGTGCGCCCCACGCTGCCGCCGATCTGA